A genome region from Arachis duranensis cultivar V14167 chromosome 8, aradu.V14167.gnm2.J7QH, whole genome shotgun sequence includes the following:
- the LOC107462831 gene encoding 40S ribosomal protein S15a-5, protein MGRRILNDALRSMVNAERRGKASVELKPISTVISSFLQIMKTRGYIKNFEVYDPHRVGRITVELQGRINDCKALTYRQDIKAKDIEAYRIRTLPTHQWGYVVITTPDGVLDHEEAIRRNVGGQVLGYFH, encoded by the exons ATGGGAAGGAGGATACTGAATGATGCTTTGAGGAGTATGGTGAATGCAGAGAGGAGAGGGAAAGCTTCTGTGGAGCTCAAGCCGATCTCCACTGTCATCTCTTCCTTTCTCCAAATCATGAAAACTCGAG GCTATATCAAGAACTTCGAAGTTTATGATCCGCATAGAGTGGGCAGGATAACAGTTGAATTGCAAGGTAGGATTAATGATTGCAAGGCACTTACATATCGACAAGACATCAAGGCAAAGGATATTGAGGCCTACAGAATTCGCACTCTCCCAACGCATCAG TGGGGTTATGTTGTGATTACGACTCCTGATGGTGTTTTGGATCATGAAGAGGCCATTAGAAGGAATGTGGGTGGACAGGTTCTTGGTTATTTTCACTAG